AATCCCAGTTGTCGGACATCGGCGTTTCTCCAAGTCCGCCCGGTCGGCGGGAGAAGCTCGGCCGGCGCGGAACGCGGCCCGCGGTCCGGGGGGGCCGGGAGCGCCCCGCATAATAGCGTCGAAGGGGAGCGAATAGGGGCGGGCGGGGGAAAGTTGTCGCTTCGCGCCGCCGACGCTCCGCGTAGGGTATCCTCGTCCGTCACCCAACGAATGGGAGCCGATCATGAGCCGACTGCTTTCCTGTCTTGTCGCCGCGCTGGCTTGCTGCGCGCTCCTCCCCGCGTTCGCCCAACAGACGCCGGGCGCGGGGCGCCCGATGACCAACGAAGACGTCGTGAAGCTCTGTTCGCTCGACCTCGGGGACGACCTCGTCGTCGAGGCGATTCGGCGCGCGCCGAAGGTCGAGTTCCGTCTCGACGTCGACGCCCTCGCCGCGCTGCGCGAGAAGAAGGTCAGCCGCGACGTGATCCGCGCGATGTTCGACCGCGTTCCGCCGCCGCCGGCGCCGGTCGCCGCGCCGCCCGCCCCGGCCGCCGTTCCCGCCGCGCCCGCCGTCGCCGTTCCGGCGCCGCCGACGACCGGCAAGGACGCGTGGACGCAGGCCTGCTACGCCTCGTACAAGTACCACGGCTCGCTGCTCAAGGGCCGCCGCTACGAGGTCGCCTTCGAGGCCGCGGACATCGACCCGGCCGCCGCGTTCAAGCGGATCCAGGCGCGCGCCCGCCGCTCGGCCGAGAAGTTCACCGAGGTGGACGAGAAGGCCGGCCGCCTCGTGATTCAGCGCGGCGCGGAAGCGGACGACGGTCCGATGTCCGAGATCACCTTCGTCGCCCGTCCGGCCGCGGCCGGCGGGGCGCGGCTCGAGGGGGTCTACCAGGTGCAGCGCGGCATCTTCGCCCACACCGACATCAAGGAAATGCTCTGCGACTGGCTGATCAACGAAGCGCCGCAGGACTGAAGAGCGTCCGCGCGGGGGCCGGTCACTTCGCGATCGGCCCCGGCGTTCCCTTCGTCGCGCGCAGGTAGTCCGCCGGGGCGATCAGCAGCTGCAGGCCGCGCGCGCCGGCGGAGACCGAGACGACGTCGAACAGCTCGATCGTCTCGTCCACGAACACCGGAAAGTCCTTCTTCGCGCCGATGGCGGTCACGCCGCCGCGGACGTAGCCGGTGAGCGGCTGCACTTCCTTGAGCGGAACAGTGTCCACCTTTCGGTCGCCGCACAGCTTCGCCAGCGCCTTGAGGTCGAGCTGCGTCCCGGCGGGGACGACGGCGAAGAGCGGCCCGGTCCGTTCGCCGCGGGCGACGAGCGTCTTGAAGACCTGCTCCGGCGGCAGCCCGACCTTCCGGGCGACCGTCTCGGCGCTCAGGTCCTCGGGATCGACTTGGTACTCGCGGAGTTCGAACCGGATTCCGTGGGCCTCGAGCAGTCGCGCGGCGTTGGTCTTCACTTTTGTCCCTCGCGGCGCGTCAACCGCGGCGCCGCCGCGGCGTCTTGTCTAGCCAGAGGGTTCGGCCGGCAATGTACGACGCCTCGACGATCCACATTCTGAACCCGTTCCTGAACGCCTGCGGCGGGAGCGAGCGGCGCGCGCTCGCGCTGCGCGACCTGCTGCGGACGCGGCGTCGCGTCCGCCTGTGGCGTTTCGCGGACAAGGCCCCGGACCCGGAGATCGCCGCGGCCTATCCGCTGGAGACGATCCGCGGGCTTCACTTTCCGCGGGGCGGCACGATCGTCTGCGTCGGCGGCTACTTCCGCATCGGCGAGTGGATTCGCCTCGCCTTTCCCCAGCGGGTCGTGCTGGTCTTCAACACGCCGGACCGCGAGGACTTTCTTCACGCGACGCGGCGCCTCGCGCGCGCGCGGCGGCCGATCGAGTACCGCTTCGCCTCCGACGCGCTGCGCCGTTTGGCGGGCGCGCCCGGCGGCGTCGAGCTCTCGCCGATCGACCTTGAGCGCTTCGTCCCCCGTCCGGCCGACGCGTCGCGTCCGTTCACCGTCGGCCGGCTGAGCCGCGACTCGCACGGCAAGCATCACCCCGACGATCCCGAGCTGTATCGGCGTCTCGCCGCGGCGGGATGTCGCGTGCGCGTGATGGGCGGGATGTCGCTCGCGCCGTTCCTCGCCGGCGTTCCCGGCGTCGAACTGCTGCCGGAGGGCGCGGCGCCCGCCGAGGAGTTCCTCGCCGGGCTCGACGTCTTCCTCTACCGCACGGGGCCGGATTGGCTCGAGCCGCACGGACGGGTCGTGACCGAGGCGATGGCGGCGGGGCTGCCGGTCGTCTGCCACGCGCGCGGCGGCTACACCGAGTTCGTCCGCGACGGCGAGAACGGGCTGCTGTTCGGGACGAACGGCGAGGCTGCCGCGGCCGTGGCGCGGCTGCGCGCGGCGCCGGCGTTGCGCCGCGCCCTCGGCGCGCAGGCCCGCGCGGACATGGAGCGGCGGCTCGGGCCGGCCTACGTCGCCGAAATTGTCGACTTCTACTGCCGCGCCGTCGCCGCTCAGCCGTTCTGGGACGTCGGGCGCCGGCAGGCCTCGACCACGCGCTGAAGCTCCTCGATCTTGACCGGCTTGGCGACGTAGTCGTCCATCCCGGCCATCAGGCAGCGCTCGCGGTCCCCCTGCATCGCCAGCGCCGTCAGCGCGACGATGCGCGGGCCCCACTGCCCTTCCTGCGCCGCGCGGATCCGCCGGCAGGCCTCGAGGCCGTCCATCTCCGGCATGTTGATGTCCATCAGCACGAGGTCGTACTCCTGCCGCGCCGCCGCGGCGACCGCCTCGACGCCGTCGGCGACGACGTCGGCGCCGTAGCCGAGCCGCTGCAGCATCCGGACCGCGACCTTCTGGTTGACGATGTTGTCCTCGGCGAGGAGGATCCGCGGCGCGGACGGCTCGGCGGCCTTGGCCGTCTCGGCCGGCGGCCGCGCCGCGGCCGGCGCCGGCGCGGGTTCGCTCGGCGCGGCGGACGCGACGGGGACCGGCGCCGCCTCGAGCAGCGGGACGTCGATCGTGAAGCTGAAGACCGAGCCTTGGCCGGACCGGCTCTCGACGATCATCTCCCCGCCCATCATCTCGACGAGGCGGCGGCTGATGATCAGGCCGAGGCCGATCCCGCCGTAGCGGCGGGTCAGCGAGACGTCGATCTGGCTGAACGGCTGGAAGAGGTGGCCGAGCCGGTCCTCGGGGATGCCGATCCCGGTGTCGCGGACCGAGAAGCGGAGCGTGGCGCGGTCGCCCGCCCCTTCGTGCCGCGTCGTCGCCGCCACGTCCACCTGCACGCCGCCGCGTTCGGTGAACTTGATCGCGTTGCCGACGACGTTGACCAGCACCTGCCGCAGCCGCGCGCCGTCGCCCAGGACGAGCCGCGGGACGCGGGGATCGACGTCGAGCCGCAGGGCGAGCCCCTTCGCCCGCGCCTGCACGTCGAGCCACTTCAGGCACCCCTCGATGCAGGAAGCCGGCTCGAGCGGGCGCGCGTCGAGGTCGAGCTTGCCGGTCTCGATGCGCGAGAAGTCGAGGATGTCGTTGAGCAGCGAGAGGAGCACCTGGCTGCTGGCGCGGATCGCCTCCGCGTACTCGGACTGCTCGACCTGCAGCGGCGTGCTCAGCAGCAGCTCGGTCATTCCGACGACCGCGTTGAGCGGCGTGCGGATCTCGTGGCTCATCGTGGCGAGGAAGGTGCTCTTGGCGCTGCTCGAGGCGAGCGCCTCCTCCTTCGTCTCGCGCAGTTCGTCGAGCGCCTGCTGGCGCGCGAGGGCGCCGGCGAAGCTGTTGGCGACCGCGCCGAGGATCGCCTTCTCGCCGGCGGCGAGCGTGCGCTCGGCGCGGAGCATGTCGTAGCGCAGGACTCCCCAGAGCCGGCTCTCCACGAAGATCGGCGCGATCAGCGCGGCGCGGATCCCTTCCGACTGGAAGAACCGCCGCGCGTCCTCGGGCATCGTGCGCGCCGAGTCGGCGACGAGTTCGCCCAGCGCGAGGCGGGCGAAGATCGACGCCAGCTCGGGCGGCGGCGGGTAGCCCTGCAGTTCCGGCTTCCCCAACTCCGGCTCGATCCCCTCGGCGACCCATTCGTGGGCCAGCGAGAGGAGCGGGGCGGGGGACATCGGGTCGGGGATGAACTCGAAGACGCGGATCCGGTCCATGCCGGAGGCGCGGCCGAGAGCGGCGAGGGCGCGGTTCACCGCCGTCCCTTGGCTCGGCGCGGTCAGCAAATGCTCGGTCGCCTCCGCGACCCCCTTGGCCAGTTCGTCGCGCCGCCGGACTTCCTCCTCCGCGGCGCGGACCCGGCTGGCGTCCCTCATGATCCCGACGACGCCGAGGAACTCGCCGGCCGGCCCGTCGATCCGGCGGGTGTGGACTTCGCCCCACAGATAGCCGCCGTCCTTCTTGAGGTAGCGCATCTGGTAGCGGGCGAAGTCGGTCCGCCCTTCGAGCATCGGCTGGTAGTAGGAGAGGTTCCGGTCGCGGTCGGCGGGGTGGATGAAGTCGTGCGAGGGACGCCCCAGCATCTCCTCGATCGAGAAGCCGCTCAGCTTCGTCCACGCGTCGTTGATGTAGACGAACCGCCCCTCGTGGTCGGTCTGGACGACGACCTCTTCCATGCCGCGCGACTCGCGCACGAGCCGCTCGCGGCACTCCTCGAGCGAGGCCGCGGGCCGGCACGATTCGGGCAGCGGGAAGGGAAAGTCCTCGCGGAGCTCCCAGTCGAGGAGCAGGTTCCACTGTTCGGGGGTCGGGGGCGTGGAGCTGACCTCCAGCCCGAGGTCGAGCATCAGCTTGCGCAGCATCGTCCTTCCGCGCGCCGGACGAAGTCGCCCGTCGCCTCTCCGGTGCAAGTTAGGGCGCCGCGCGCCCGCCGTCGAGAAATCGCCGCGCTTCAGCGGGCCATCTGCCACGCCAGTCGCGCCACGAGGGCGAGACTGACCGCGATGACCATGCCGCGGACGACGCTCTGGCCGCGGCGGATCGTCACGTGGGCCCCGGCGAACGCGCCGAGCGCCTCGCCGCAGCCCATCGCCAGCGCGATCTTCCAGAAGAACAGCCCCTTGGCGGCGAAGACCGCGACGGCGGCGAGGTTCGAGGCGAAGTTGGCGACCTTGGCGTTGGCGCTCGCCGCGTCGAACGGATCCCGCCACAGCCAGACGTAGGCCATGATCAGGAACGTCCCCGTGCCGGGGCCGAAGAAGCCGTCGTAGCAGGCGATCCCGCCGGCCACGAGCGCCGCCAGCCAGGCCGGACGGGTCCGCGGCGGCAGCGGCCGCGCGGCGGGACGGCGCAGCAGGAGCAGCAGCGCCACGGCGAAGAGCAGCGCCATGACGAGGGGGCGCAGCACGTCGGGCGGGACGGCGGTGACCAAGGCCACGCCGAGCGCGGCGCCCGCGAGCGCGGGGAGGAAGCTCCGGCTCGCGCGCCGGCGGTCGAGCAGCGGCGAGCGGGCGAAGCGGGCCAGCGCCATGCCGGAGCCGAAGACGCTCTGGGACTTGTTGGCCCCGAGCGCCTGCGCCGGCGGAAGCCCCGCCAGCAGCAGGGCGGGGAGGGTGATCAGGCCGCCGCCGCCGGCGATCGCGTCGACGAAGCCGGCGGCCACCGCGGCGCCGCCGAGCAGCGTCAGGGCGAGCGGTCCGAGCGCGGCCGCGTCGACGATCATCGCCGGTCCCTCCCGCGCGGGACGGTTCGGGTCGCCGCGCGCGGCGATTGTCCGCCGGGCGCGGCGCGCGCGCGAGCGGCCGGCCGCGCCGCGTCGGCGTCGTGCGGGCGCCGTCGGGACCTGGGTCGGGCGCGGCGGGTCGGCGTCGCCGGCGAACCGCATGGAAAAAGCGAACGCCCCCGGGTTTCCCCGGGGGCGTCGGCGGAAAAGCGGAGAAACGTCAGGCGTTGGCTTCGACGTTCATCAGGACCTGGCGCATCTCGACCGTGTCGCCCTGCTTCACGTGCACGGCCTTGACCACGCCGCTCTGCTTGGCGTGCAGCTCGTTCTGCATCTTCATGGCTTCCAGGATGCAGACCGTGTCGCCGGCCTGGACGCGGTCCCCTTCCTTGACGAGGATCTTGATGATCAGGCCCGGCATGATCGCCGTCACGGCGCCCGCTTCGTCGGCGGAAGCCTTGCTGGCGGCCTTCTTCGTCTTGGCGGCCTTCGGCTCTTCGAGCCCGACCGCCTGCACGGGATAGGCGATGCCGTCGAACTTGGCCGAACCGCCGGCCACGTCCACGGCGTGCGGGGTGCCGTTGACGGTGACGTTGTTGCCGGACACCGTCGTCGGGAACTCCACGCCGTTCACGAGAACCAGGTCGCCGCGCCGTTCGATGTCGAACGCGATGCCTTCCAACGTGAGCTTGAACTTGGTCGCGGCCATCTCACCACCCCCGCGTCAGGGCGGCGCGCCCGGCCTGCTTCCAAGCCGCCACCGCCGGACCGGCGGCCGCGGCCTGGAGGCCGGCGGCCTTCGCCGCCTCCTTGGCGTCCGCCTGCTTGAACATCATCGCCGCGATCGCGGCGGCCATCTCTTCCTTGCCGCCGAGACCCTTGGCGCGCCGCTCGAAGAACGGCTTCGCGATCTGCGGGAACAGCGCGTAGGAGACGATGTCCTCCTCGCTCTGCGCCAGATCGCCGATCTCCCGCTTGGCCTGCTCCCAACCCGGGGCGAGCATGTCGGCGGGGCGGCAGGTGATCGGCTTCTCGTCGCCGATCGCCTTCTTGACGAGCCACTCGGCCACCGGGGCCGGGGGCGCGCCGTAGAAGCCGCGGATGTACTGCTTCACTTCCTCGGGGATCACCTTGTAGCGCTCGCCGAGCATCACGTTCAGCGTCGCCTGCGTGCCGACGATCTGGCTCGACGGGGTGACCAGCGGGGGGAAGCCCAGGTCGGCGCGGACCCGCGGAACCTCGGCCAGGACGTCGTAGTAGCGGTCCATCGCGCCCTGCTGGCGCAGCTGGCTGACGAGGTTGGAGAGCATGCCGCCCGGCACCTGGAACTCGAGCACGTTGACGTCCACCGGCGCGACGCCCGCCTCGAACGAGGCGTACTTCTTGCGCGTCTGGATCATCGTGCGCGCGACGCCGGCGAGCTTGGAGAGTTCGAGGCCGGTGTCGCGGTCCGTGCCGCGCAGGATCGCGACGAGCGTTTCCGTCGGCGGCTGCGAGGTGGAGAGGGCCAGCGCGGAGATCGCGGTGTCCACGCCGTCGATTCCGGCTTCGGCGCACTTGAGGAGCACGGCCGTGCCCATGCCGGAGGTGTAGTGCGTGTGGAGGTGGATCGGGATGCTCACGCCCTTCTTGAGCGCCTTCACCAGCTCGTAGGCCGAGTACGGGTCGATCAGGCCGGCCATGTCCTTGATGCAGATCGAGTCCGCGCCGAGGTCGGCCAGCTCCTGGCCCATCTCCACGAACTTCTGGATGGTGTGGACCGGGCTGGTGGTGTAGCTGATCGTCGCCTGGACGTGGCCGCCTTCGCGCTTGGCCACTTCCATGCAGTAGCGCATGTTCCGGATGTCGTTCAGGGCGTCGAAGATGCGGAAGACGTCCATCCCGTTCCGGCGCGCGCAGACGACGAAGTGCTCCGCGATGTCGTCCGGGTAGTGCTTGTAGCCGAGCAGGTTCTGCCCGCGGAGCAGCATCTGGGTCTTCGAGTTGGGCATCGCCTTGCGCAGCACGCGCAGGCGCTCCCACGGATCCTCGCCGAGGAAGCGCATCGCGCTGTCGAAGGTCGCGCCGCCCCAGCACTCGATCGAGAAGTAGCCCATCTGGTCGAGGATCGACGCGACGGGCAACATGTCCTCGAGGCGCATGCGCGTGGCGAGCAACGACTGGTGCGCGTCGCGCAGCAACGTCTCGGTGATCTTCAGTGGATTCTTTGCCATCTCACACCTCGCTCATTTCCGCCGGCGTCGCGAACATCTCCTTGGGCTTGATCATCAGCACCAAGGCCCCGTTCTCGGAGTACGGGCTGTGGGTCGTGTACGCGCGCACGACGGTGCTCTCGCCCTTCTTGAGGACGAGCGGCTCCTGATTGCGCAAACGGAGCGTGAACTCCCCGTCCATCACGATGTAGAACTCGTCCTTGGTGTGCCGGTGGAACGGGAACTCGCCCTTGAAATGCAGCACGTAAACCGCGTGGTCGTTGACCTGCCCCAGCTCGAGGTGCGTGTACGGGGCGTTCAGGACCGCCGCGAGTTCGTCGATGCTCGTCTTGCTGGCCATGTCCGTTCCTCCTCGGTCGGAAGGATGAGAGCGATCAAAGGGGCATCGTGTTGTGCTTGCGCGGCGGGTTCGTGTCGCGCTTGTTCTGGCAGGCCTTGAGCGCGGCGATCAGCTTCGGCCGCGTTTCCTTCGGCTCGATCACGTCGTCGAGGAAGCCGCGGGAGGCCGCCACGTACGGGTTGGCGAACTTGTCCGCGTATTCCTTGATCAGCTCGGCGCGGCGCTCGGCCGGGTCGGCCGCCTTCTCGATTTCCTTGCGGAAGACGATGTTGACCGCCCCGTCCGGGCCCATCACCGCGATCTCGGCCGACGGCCAGGCCGCGTTGAAGTCGCCGCGGAGGTGCTTGGAGCTCATCACGCAGTAGGCGCCGCCGTAGGCCTTGCGGGTGATCACGGTCAGCTTGGGGACCGTCGCCTCGCAGTAGGCGTGGATCAGCTTCGCGCCGTGGACGATGATCCCGCCGTGCTCCTGGTCGACGCCGGGCATGAAGCCGGGGACGTCTTCGAAGGTCACGATCGGGATGTTGAAGGCGTCGCAGAAGCGCACGAAGCGCGCGCCCTTGATCGAGGCCTTGATGTCGAGCACGCCGGCGAGGACGATC
The sequence above is a segment of the bacterium genome. Coding sequences within it:
- the ybaK gene encoding Cys-tRNA(Pro) deacylase; this translates as MKTNAARLLEAHGIRFELREYQVDPEDLSAETVARKVGLPPEQVFKTLVARGERTGPLFAVVPAGTQLDLKALAKLCGDRKVDTVPLKEVQPLTGYVRGGVTAIGAKKDFPVFVDETIELFDVVSVSAGARGLQLLIAPADYLRATKGTPGPIAK
- a CDS encoding glycosyltransferase, giving the protein MYDASTIHILNPFLNACGGSERRALALRDLLRTRRRVRLWRFADKAPDPEIAAAYPLETIRGLHFPRGGTIVCVGGYFRIGEWIRLAFPQRVVLVFNTPDREDFLHATRRLARARRPIEYRFASDALRRLAGAPGGVELSPIDLERFVPRPADASRPFTVGRLSRDSHGKHHPDDPELYRRLAAAGCRVRVMGGMSLAPFLAGVPGVELLPEGAAPAEEFLAGLDVFLYRTGPDWLEPHGRVVTEAMAAGLPVVCHARGGYTEFVRDGENGLLFGTNGEAAAAVARLRAAPALRRALGAQARADMERRLGPAYVAEIVDFYCRAVAAQPFWDVGRRQASTTR
- a CDS encoding response regulator; protein product: MLRKLMLDLGLEVSSTPPTPEQWNLLLDWELREDFPFPLPESCRPAASLEECRERLVRESRGMEEVVVQTDHEGRFVYINDAWTKLSGFSIEEMLGRPSHDFIHPADRDRNLSYYQPMLEGRTDFARYQMRYLKKDGGYLWGEVHTRRIDGPAGEFLGVVGIMRDASRVRAAEEEVRRRDELAKGVAEATEHLLTAPSQGTAVNRALAALGRASGMDRIRVFEFIPDPMSPAPLLSLAHEWVAEGIEPELGKPELQGYPPPPELASIFARLALGELVADSARTMPEDARRFFQSEGIRAALIAPIFVESRLWGVLRYDMLRAERTLAAGEKAILGAVANSFAGALARQQALDELRETKEEALASSSAKSTFLATMSHEIRTPLNAVVGMTELLLSTPLQVEQSEYAEAIRASSQVLLSLLNDILDFSRIETGKLDLDARPLEPASCIEGCLKWLDVQARAKGLALRLDVDPRVPRLVLGDGARLRQVLVNVVGNAIKFTERGGVQVDVAATTRHEGAGDRATLRFSVRDTGIGIPEDRLGHLFQPFSQIDVSLTRRYGGIGLGLIISRRLVEMMGGEMIVESRSGQGSVFSFTIDVPLLEAAPVPVASAAPSEPAPAPAAARPPAETAKAAEPSAPRILLAEDNIVNQKVAVRMLQRLGYGADVVADGVEAVAAAARQEYDLVLMDINMPEMDGLEACRRIRAAQEGQWGPRIVALTALAMQGDRERCLMAGMDDYVAKPVKIEELQRVVEACRRPTSQNG
- a CDS encoding TSUP family transporter, whose product is MIVDAAALGPLALTLLGGAAVAAGFVDAIAGGGGLITLPALLLAGLPPAQALGANKSQSVFGSGMALARFARSPLLDRRRASRSFLPALAGAALGVALVTAVPPDVLRPLVMALLFAVALLLLLRRPAARPLPPRTRPAWLAALVAGGIACYDGFFGPGTGTFLIMAYVWLWRDPFDAASANAKVANFASNLAAVAVFAAKGLFFWKIALAMGCGEALGAFAGAHVTIRRGQSVVRGMVIAVSLALVARLAWQMAR
- a CDS encoding pyruvate carboxylase subunit B yields the protein MAKNPLKITETLLRDAHQSLLATRMRLEDMLPVASILDQMGYFSIECWGGATFDSAMRFLGEDPWERLRVLRKAMPNSKTQMLLRGQNLLGYKHYPDDIAEHFVVCARRNGMDVFRIFDALNDIRNMRYCMEVAKREGGHVQATISYTTSPVHTIQKFVEMGQELADLGADSICIKDMAGLIDPYSAYELVKALKKGVSIPIHLHTHYTSGMGTAVLLKCAEAGIDGVDTAISALALSTSQPPTETLVAILRGTDRDTGLELSKLAGVARTMIQTRKKYASFEAGVAPVDVNVLEFQVPGGMLSNLVSQLRQQGAMDRYYDVLAEVPRVRADLGFPPLVTPSSQIVGTQATLNVMLGERYKVIPEEVKQYIRGFYGAPPAPVAEWLVKKAIGDEKPITCRPADMLAPGWEQAKREIGDLAQSEEDIVSYALFPQIAKPFFERRAKGLGGKEEMAAAIAAMMFKQADAKEAAKAAGLQAAAAGPAVAAWKQAGRAALTRGW
- a CDS encoding cupin domain-containing protein, translating into MASKTSIDELAAVLNAPYTHLELGQVNDHAVYVLHFKGEFPFHRHTKDEFYIVMDGEFTLRLRNQEPLVLKKGESTVVRAYTTHSPYSENGALVLMIKPKEMFATPAEMSEV